DNA from Campylobacter sp. RM5004:
CAAATATGAATATTTTCAAGATGAAAGCAATTTTGATACTAAATATAAAAGAAATGAAATAAGATTAAAATACGCAAATGAATTCATAAAAAGTTATTCAAATGGCGTTAAAAACACTCTAAATTATTTAGAAAACGATAAAAGCAAAATATGTAAAGATGCATTTTCATATAAAGGTATTTATTTTTGTCTAAACGAAAACGCAATAGATAAAGCAATCAAAAAACTAGGTTTTATAAGTTCAACAAAGCAAAAAATAGAATTAAAAAATCTTTTGGCTAAAAACAACGAAGCTGAGCTTTATTTTGGGAGTAATTGTGTTTGCATTTGCATTTATAAAGGTTATTTTTTGGTATTTTTAAAGGCGATTTTTAAACTAAGCAAAAATCAAAAAGAAATGTTTAGAATAGCAAAAGTGCCTAAAAATCTTAGATTTTTTCTAGCTTTACACAATATTAGTTTAAGTGAATTATCAAATAATTTAAAATTTAAGAATTTAAAACAGGAATTTGAAATTATCTAAAATCTAAAAAATTGTTTAAAAAACAGCTTAATTCAAACAAAACTACACTCAAATTCCTATTTCAAATTCTTTAAATTTTCAATGTAATTTCTAAGCAAATTCAAAAGGAATTTGAAATAGGAATTTCATTTTTCTTAAAAAAGATTTTTTGGAATTTTTATAATA
Protein-coding regions in this window:
- the tilS gene encoding tRNA lysidine(34) synthetase TilS, which translates into the protein MKIDFLDELKGKKNLLAFSHGTDSTALFYALLDNCEFDLCLVNYHTRINSDEEEEKARNLAKKYGKNIYIKHANLAQNNFENNARNYRYEFFDELMCNYDNLIIAHNLNDRFEWFLMQFAKGAGLCNLLGFNGIDNRKNYKIIRPLINVSKDEIMQYLEQNKYEYFQDESNFDTKYKRNEIRLKYANEFIKSYSNGVKNTLNYLENDKSKICKDAFSYKGIYFCLNENAIDKAIKKLGFISSTKQKIELKNLLAKNNEAELYFGSNCVCICIYKGYFLVFLKAIFKLSKNQKEMFRIAKVPKNLRFFLALHNISLSELSNNLKFKNLKQEFEII